The following proteins come from a genomic window of Acidimicrobiia bacterium:
- the nth gene encoding endonuclease III, with protein sequence MARGHERADGTTPTQVERAHARKIGDRLSRRYPVIGTALDYGSPWQLLVATVLSAQTTDENVNKVLPVLFNRYPTADDLAGADPEAVEAIVFSTGFYRQKTKSIIALASDLVEKYEGEVPIDIDELTTLRGVGRKTASVVLAEAFGVPAIAVDTHVKRLSNRLGLTTASDPAKIEADLKALFPKSRWLNLSMQMIQYGRDICDARKPRCFECGLVDICPYPDKRMSE encoded by the coding sequence ATGGCACGCGGTCACGAACGAGCAGACGGCACTACTCCCACCCAGGTCGAGAGGGCCCACGCTCGCAAGATCGGTGACCGGCTCTCCCGCCGTTATCCGGTGATCGGCACAGCACTCGACTACGGCAGCCCGTGGCAGCTCCTGGTGGCGACGGTGCTGTCGGCCCAGACGACGGACGAGAACGTGAACAAGGTCCTTCCCGTGTTGTTTAACCGCTATCCGACGGCCGACGATCTGGCCGGCGCCGATCCGGAAGCCGTTGAAGCGATCGTATTCTCGACCGGCTTCTACCGGCAGAAGACGAAGTCGATCATTGCGCTCGCCTCCGATCTCGTTGAAAAGTATGAGGGCGAGGTGCCGATCGATATCGATGAGCTCACCACGCTGCGAGGAGTCGGCCGCAAAACGGCCAGCGTGGTCCTGGCAGAGGCATTCGGGGTGCCTGCCATCGCCGTCGATACCCATGTGAAGCGCCTCTCGAACCGGCTCGGGCTGACCACGGCTTCCGATCCGGCCAAGATCGAGGCCGACCTCAAAGCGTTGTTTCCCAAGAGCAGGTGGCTGAACTTGTCCATGCAGATGATCCAGTACGGCCGTGACATCTGCGATGCTCGCAAACCCCGGTGTTTCGAGTGCGGCCTCGTCGATATTTGTCCATATCCGGACAAGCGGATGAGTGAGTAG
- a CDS encoding phosphoribosyltransferase family protein: MNLREAIARYGEVKGDLLMVDRFLNHRVDPEVMAAVGLDIAAWLTDKNPDLILTAEASGIPPALAASREMGIPMVYAKKYLGPGERYTFSREVSSPTKGAEYRVEVARRVLEPGLRVAIVDDFLAGGRTATSLGEIAEEAGCEVVGAIFAIEKTFAGGRELLESHGWDVHALVGITSLDGGGVEIAG, translated from the coding sequence GTGAACCTGCGCGAAGCCATCGCTCGGTACGGAGAGGTCAAGGGCGACCTCCTCATGGTGGATCGTTTCCTCAACCACCGCGTCGACCCCGAGGTGATGGCGGCGGTCGGCCTCGACATCGCCGCCTGGCTGACCGACAAGAACCCGGACCTGATTCTCACCGCAGAGGCCAGCGGCATTCCCCCCGCACTGGCAGCCAGCCGGGAGATGGGCATCCCGATGGTGTACGCCAAGAAGTATCTCGGCCCCGGCGAGCGCTACACGTTCTCACGGGAGGTCTCCTCTCCGACCAAAGGCGCCGAATACCGGGTCGAGGTCGCCCGCCGCGTCCTCGAGCCGGGCCTCCGGGTGGCCATCGTCGATGACTTCCTGGCCGGCGGCAGAACCGCTACCTCGCTGGGTGAGATCGCCGAGGAAGCAGGTTGCGAAGTTGTTGGGGCCATTTTCGCCATCGAAAAGACGTTTGCGGGAGGGCGCGAACTCCTCGAGTCCCACGGGTGGGATGTACACGCACTGGTTGGCATCACCTCGCTCGACGGTGGCGGTGTCGAGATTGCCGGCTGA
- a CDS encoding PaaI family thioesterase: MPADLTDLADRIRKHFDDGCYACGRANPLGLGVDGFRLDGEYLVAEFTPRIEHGGGPGVLHGGIAAAALDEILAWTGMVGEQVFIVTATLEVRYRKPVAIDGSALRLRGRLDDRRGRKLRLSGSLEANGSEAATAYGLYVVVHELDGMFDGDT, encoded by the coding sequence TTGCCGGCTGACCTCACAGATCTCGCCGATCGCATCAGGAAGCATTTCGACGATGGTTGCTACGCCTGCGGCCGCGCCAATCCGCTCGGACTCGGCGTGGACGGCTTCCGACTCGATGGCGAATATCTCGTAGCCGAATTCACCCCACGTATCGAGCATGGCGGCGGCCCCGGCGTCCTCCACGGAGGCATCGCCGCCGCCGCCCTCGATGAAATCCTCGCCTGGACCGGTATGGTCGGCGAGCAGGTGTTCATCGTCACGGCCACCCTGGAAGTCCGGTATCGAAAACCGGTCGCAATCGACGGTTCCGCTTTGCGTCTGCGCGGACGCCTCGACGATCGGCGCGGCCGGAAACTCAGGTTGTCGGGATCCCTGGAAGCCAACGGAAGCGAGGCGGCTACCGCCTACGGCCTCTATGTCGTTGTGCACGAACTCGACGGCATGTTCGACGGGGATACCTAA
- a CDS encoding DMT family transporter encodes MRRPPIAYLALAVAALLFGATFVVIKEAIASLPPLAFVGWRFLISALALLLLAWPRGSRIWKDGLLAGVLLFAGFALQTWGLSLTSASNSGLITGLYVVLTPLLAAAVTRRRPGVWTTIGAGVAIAGLALLTIDESFRLQSGDLMTVGCAVAFAGHIVVMSRVAYRHPVVPFAAVQLLFTAVAALAVSAVFEGLPFPTSSDLPALLLTGLAVSGGAFILQVWAQTVVGPARTAMLLALEPVFAVVFAAWLLSERLTARGWIGSILILGAIYVVLTTTKDTDEIPAAEAVSPAH; translated from the coding sequence ATGCGCCGTCCCCCTATCGCCTATCTCGCGCTCGCCGTCGCCGCCCTCTTGTTCGGGGCGACCTTCGTCGTGATCAAAGAGGCCATCGCCTCACTCCCTCCCCTCGCCTTCGTCGGGTGGCGTTTCCTGATCAGCGCCCTCGCATTGCTGTTGCTGGCCTGGCCGCGCGGAAGCCGGATCTGGAAGGACGGGCTCCTGGCCGGCGTCCTGCTGTTTGCCGGGTTCGCACTTCAAACCTGGGGGCTCTCCCTTACGTCCGCCTCGAACTCGGGACTCATCACCGGCCTGTATGTCGTGCTCACCCCTCTCCTGGCGGCTGCCGTCACCCGGCGGAGACCGGGCGTCTGGACCACGATCGGTGCCGGTGTGGCGATTGCCGGATTGGCATTGCTGACAATCGACGAGTCCTTCCGCCTCCAGAGCGGGGACCTGATGACGGTCGGATGTGCCGTGGCCTTTGCCGGGCACATCGTGGTGATGTCGCGAGTCGCCTATCGCCACCCGGTTGTGCCGTTTGCGGCGGTGCAGTTGCTCTTCACCGCCGTTGCGGCACTGGCGGTATCGGCCGTCTTCGAGGGACTCCCCTTCCCGACCTCGTCGGATCTTCCGGCTCTCCTGCTCACCGGCCTGGCCGTGAGCGGCGGCGCCTTCATCCTGCAGGTGTGGGCTCAGACTGTGGTGGGGCCGGCTCGTACCGCCATGTTGCTGGCGCTCGAACCCGTTTTTGCGGTCGTGTTTGCGGCCTGGTTGCTGAGCGAGCGGCTCACGGCCCGCGGATGGATCGGCTCGATCCTCATCCTCGGTGCGATCTACGTGGTGCTGACCACCACAAAGGACACCGACGAGATCCCGGCGGCCGAGGCCGTCAGCCCCGCCCACTGA
- a CDS encoding FAD-dependent thymidylate synthase: MSAYYEEPFTPAEAAILGRFFTNTDRPVFGLINLPEVVKGALFARYSRTHKSVRRLFLDEFVANADLGIEAIAATLQNEDSIIKFRRAEELYDRVFFEYGDDSVAQLGGVHLACEQASNVLTKVLEWGRIAAYLEQSTRYIAYDRPLGERYRYFIPDEIKDAGLGDSFTEYMEQIFTFYSKAVERLVDHFAAIYPQQTADSDFVWRSTIRAKAYDTVRGILPAATQSNVGIYGTGQAYEMALVRMQAHPLTEVRTYGAMMLDELRKQIPAFMKRVDLPERGIAWSNYLAASAGAMADIAGSLDEQPEETDEVTLVDWDQDAELKIAAAALYASTGLPDAQLLRHVERLPIEERARILRAYVGDRSNRRHKPGRAMERVSYRFDILSDYGAFRDLQRHRMLTIEWQRLTTRFGYDTPVEVAEAGLLDEWDALMQRASVLSEQVRAASNADVAQYVVPFAFRIRYMIEMNAREAFHLLELRTQPAGHPSYRRVCQEMHRQIRDVAGHEIIADAMQFVDYSDPGLERLNEERRLEAKRATRE; this comes from the coding sequence GTGAGCGCCTACTACGAAGAGCCATTCACCCCGGCGGAGGCCGCCATACTGGGTCGATTCTTCACCAACACCGACCGACCGGTCTTCGGCCTCATCAATCTTCCCGAGGTCGTCAAGGGCGCGTTGTTCGCCAGATACTCACGAACCCACAAGTCCGTCCGCAGGTTGTTCCTCGACGAATTCGTCGCCAATGCCGACCTCGGCATCGAGGCCATTGCTGCCACGCTCCAGAACGAAGACTCCATCATCAAGTTCCGGCGGGCGGAGGAGCTCTACGATCGAGTGTTCTTCGAATACGGCGACGACTCTGTAGCCCAGCTGGGCGGCGTGCACCTCGCCTGCGAACAAGCCTCCAACGTGCTCACGAAAGTGCTCGAGTGGGGCAGAATCGCCGCCTATCTCGAACAAAGCACCCGCTATATCGCCTACGACCGTCCGCTTGGAGAGCGCTACCGATATTTCATCCCCGACGAGATCAAGGATGCCGGACTGGGAGACTCCTTCACGGAATACATGGAGCAGATCTTCACCTTCTATTCGAAGGCGGTTGAACGGCTCGTAGATCACTTCGCCGCCATCTACCCGCAGCAGACCGCCGATAGCGACTTCGTCTGGCGCTCAACGATCCGTGCCAAGGCATACGACACGGTCCGCGGGATCCTGCCGGCTGCCACGCAGTCCAACGTTGGCATCTACGGCACGGGCCAGGCCTACGAAATGGCCCTCGTGAGAATGCAGGCCCATCCACTCACCGAGGTGCGCACATACGGGGCAATGATGCTCGACGAGCTCCGCAAACAAATACCGGCCTTCATGAAACGGGTAGATCTTCCCGAGCGGGGTATTGCCTGGAGCAACTACCTCGCCGCCTCGGCCGGCGCAATGGCAGACATCGCCGGCTCACTCGACGAGCAGCCGGAGGAAACCGATGAAGTCACCCTCGTCGATTGGGATCAAGACGCAGAGCTCAAGATCGCCGCCGCCGCCCTCTACGCCTCCACCGGACTGCCGGATGCGCAGCTCCTGAGACACGTCGAGCGGCTCCCGATTGAGGAACGGGCGCGCATTCTCCGAGCCTATGTCGGCGATCGCAGCAACCGGCGGCACAAACCGGGTCGGGCCATGGAACGCGTCTCCTACCGATTCGACATCCTGTCCGACTACGGCGCCTTCCGAGATCTTCAGCGGCACCGGATGCTCACCATTGAGTGGCAGCGGTTGACCACCCGATTCGGCTACGACACGCCGGTGGAGGTCGCCGAGGCAGGACTACTCGATGAGTGGGACGCGCTCATGCAGCGCGCTTCCGTTCTCTCCGAGCAGGTGCGCGCCGCCTCAAACGCGGACGTTGCTCAGTACGTAGTCCCGTTCGCCTTCCGCATCCGCTACATGATCGAGATGAACGCCAGGGAGGCGTTCCACCTCCTCGAGCTGCGCACGCAACCGGCGGGACATCCCAGCTACCGGCGCGTCTGTCAGGAGATGCATCGCCAGATCAGGGACGTTGCCGGACATGAGATCATCGCCGACGCCATGCAGTTCGTCGACTACTCGGACCCCGGCCTCGAACGCCTCAACGAAGAACGCCGGCTAGAGGCAAAACGAGCAACCAGGGAGTAG
- a CDS encoding ArsA-related P-loop ATPase — protein MDSLRLVVVTGKGGVGRSAVAAAIALRAVRAGRRTLAISMTESGGLGEHLGVETLGPNAHEIRSGLSALQVERPAALDEYLRLQVGIPKFARLGPLASAFDALASAAPGIREIVTMGKVLYEVRRGDTWDLVVADGPPIGQIGSHLRAPRTVSDLVPTGRIRDQAAWMADILADPARSALVLVTLAEELPALETAEAMIWLQNSKLITTKSVITNRVLEPMGVPVSTGPSQGAVHEAAVLHHGLVEEQTKWLKQTPDGPRLPYLFGVTGPAEVAERLADLLGSL, from the coding sequence ATGGATTCGTTGCGGCTCGTCGTAGTCACCGGAAAGGGAGGGGTAGGCCGGTCGGCTGTGGCAGCAGCCATCGCACTGCGCGCGGTAAGGGCCGGACGCAGGACCCTGGCCATTTCCATGACCGAATCAGGCGGCCTGGGCGAGCACCTGGGCGTCGAGACCCTTGGACCGAACGCCCACGAGATTCGCAGCGGCCTGTCGGCGCTGCAGGTCGAGCGCCCGGCCGCCCTCGATGAATACCTGCGCCTCCAGGTCGGCATCCCCAAATTCGCCAGACTGGGTCCGCTGGCCAGCGCCTTCGATGCGCTCGCCTCAGCCGCCCCCGGCATCCGCGAGATTGTCACGATGGGCAAGGTGCTCTATGAGGTGCGTCGCGGGGACACCTGGGATCTCGTCGTGGCAGACGGCCCACCGATCGGCCAAATCGGTTCGCATCTGCGCGCCCCTCGCACGGTTTCGGATCTGGTGCCAACCGGCCGGATTCGCGACCAGGCGGCCTGGATGGCCGACATCCTCGCCGATCCGGCCCGATCTGCCCTGGTGCTGGTCACGCTTGCCGAAGAACTGCCGGCCCTGGAAACGGCCGAGGCGATGATCTGGCTTCAGAATTCGAAGCTGATCACCACGAAGTCGGTCATCACGAATCGTGTCCTGGAACCGATGGGAGTTCCTGTGTCGACCGGCCCCTCGCAGGGAGCCGTGCACGAAGCGGCGGTGCTCCACCACGGCCTGGTCGAGGAACAAACGAAGTGGCTCAAACAAACACCGGATGGACCCCGGTTGCCGTATTTGTTCGGAGTAACCGGGCCGGCCGAGGTGGCCGAGCGACTCGCCGATCTGTTGGGGTCGCTGTGA
- a CDS encoding ArsA-related P-loop ATPase has product MTRAILVTGAGGVGKTTLSAAIAVRAARSGRRTLALTVDPARRLADALGVGTLGAVPTANAELDLLWGAMLDAEHSWDAVARRHADPEVAERLVSSEFFRVAARHFPASQSYAAAERMADHLESGEWDVVVVDTPPAAGGIEFFTAPAETRDLVGGRLIRWITGGPLPGRRSLFRIAGRPALRMASAVLGSDLLERVAEFLFDLRTTHDSVSRRAAAIERHFRQASTLVVTTADPAPLREAERFFRELPKVASRPELVVFNRSLPDSWMTGRAPADTPPVLADNLRRWSSEAIRQAAHRGEFAAHHKTALATVPWQPESPTSLHALDELFIRSEGLEVLGF; this is encoded by the coding sequence GTGACCAGGGCAATTCTCGTCACCGGAGCGGGCGGCGTCGGCAAGACCACGCTGTCGGCTGCCATCGCCGTCCGGGCCGCCCGGTCGGGAAGACGCACACTCGCCCTCACCGTAGACCCGGCCCGGCGTCTGGCAGACGCGCTTGGTGTCGGAACGCTCGGAGCGGTTCCAACCGCCAATGCGGAACTCGACCTTCTCTGGGGGGCAATGCTCGACGCCGAGCATTCGTGGGATGCGGTTGCACGACGCCATGCCGATCCGGAGGTAGCCGAACGGCTCGTATCCTCCGAGTTCTTCCGGGTGGCCGCCAGACATTTCCCGGCCAGCCAGTCGTATGCCGCCGCTGAACGGATGGCCGACCATCTGGAGAGCGGCGAGTGGGATGTGGTGGTCGTGGATACTCCACCGGCGGCCGGCGGCATCGAGTTTTTCACTGCGCCGGCGGAGACCCGCGATCTCGTCGGTGGACGCCTCATCCGCTGGATCACCGGTGGCCCGCTTCCGGGTCGACGCAGCTTGTTCCGAATCGCCGGACGTCCGGCCCTTCGGATGGCGAGCGCAGTGCTCGGCTCCGATCTACTCGAAAGAGTGGCCGAGTTCCTGTTTGATCTCCGCACAACCCACGACAGTGTTTCCCGGCGAGCGGCCGCCATCGAGCGGCACTTCCGGCAGGCATCGACTCTCGTCGTGACGACCGCAGATCCGGCGCCCTTGCGAGAAGCGGAGCGATTCTTCCGTGAGCTCCCCAAGGTCGCCAGCCGCCCGGAACTGGTTGTGTTCAATCGATCGCTCCCAGACTCCTGGATGACGGGGCGGGCACCGGCAGACACGCCTCCGGTTCTGGCCGACAATCTGCGCAGATGGTCGTCTGAAGCAATACGACAAGCGGCGCATCGCGGAGAGTTCGCAGCCCACCACAAGACGGCCCTGGCAACGGTCCCCTGGCAACCAGAGAGCCCGACCAGCCTTCACGCGCTGGACGAGTTGTTCATCAGGTCTGAGGGCCTGGAAGTCCTGGGGTTCTGA
- the dnaE gene encoding DNA polymerase III subunit alpha, protein MDRDSFANLHVHTEFSMLDGAARVKDLVAAVKADGQPAVAITDHGVMYGVVDFYKAATGAGIKPIIGVEAYVTPGSRFDRPARAENIRHHMTLLAENQTGYRNLMQLVSKSYLEGYYYKPRMDVELLSRYSEGIIATSGCLGGHVPSLLAPDASREEGNTQLSRDFDGAVEAAAMYQDIFGRDNFFIELGDHGIEAQRRILPDLADISRKLGAPLLAANDSHYITAEDAAAHDVLLCIQTGSTLDDQNRFRFEGSGLYVKTAAEMRSLFPEERFPGALTNTLWVAERANVELEFGNFLLPVFPVPEAHTEQSFLRELVEEGARVRYGDPVPDDARERIEHELRIIDDMGFPAYFLIVWDLIRYARQQRIRVGPGRGSAAGSIVSYCLRITDLDPLQYGMIFERFLNPGRREMPDIDMDFDERYRGEMIRYAAEKYGSDHVAQIITFSTIKGKQAIRDAARVLGHPYGLGDRVAKLMPPAILGKEPSLEQCLTPPALEADVTVKDWFSNAAGLREAYEAEAEVRQVVDAAKGLEGLRRQDSIHAAAVVIAPEPLTGLVPIQQKGEGAEIVTQYEMHGIADLGLLKMDFLGLRTLAIIERTLELIEASGGGIIDIDSVPLDDPETFELIRNTDTVGVFQLEGSAMRSLIRSLQPETFDHIVATNALFRPGPMGQNMHYEYAERKNNRKPVEYPHPATKPFLESTYGIIVYQEQVMQVARDLAGYSMAEADNLRKAMGKKIKSVMNAEKQKFAEGCAAQGHPVNLGRELWDAIEPFAGYGFNIPHSACYAYIAFQTAYLKAHHPAEYMAAILTSTKKDKDRTALYLGECRNMGSGVLVPDVNESEVDFTVRSGKIRFGLSAIRNVGEGVVERIIEARTLGGPFIDFQDFVDRVDVSALNRRTVESLIKAGAFDALGLARKGLILTFEQILESTIARRRKEDLGQFSLFGGEQEVFSDVVEIPDDEWDKRTKLGFEKEMLGLFISDHPLLGVEGLLRRVVTCGIPDLMELTDGASITVGGLVSGINRRFTRNGDQMIYFTIEDLAGSVEVVAFPRTVNECGPLIREDAILLVKGRLDHRGDDVKVMAYGIEEPQLDPDGAVTLEIPARLLSPERVKQLKDVLINHPGQAPVYLHMTTDTGHKVLKLGDDHRVEPRSDLYAELRELFGQKSIL, encoded by the coding sequence ATGGACCGCGATAGCTTCGCTAACCTCCACGTTCACACAGAGTTCTCGATGCTCGACGGTGCGGCGCGGGTCAAGGATCTGGTAGCCGCCGTGAAAGCCGACGGGCAACCGGCGGTTGCGATCACGGATCACGGTGTCATGTACGGCGTCGTCGACTTCTACAAGGCTGCGACCGGCGCCGGCATCAAGCCGATCATCGGGGTCGAAGCCTATGTGACACCGGGCAGCAGGTTCGATCGGCCCGCCCGCGCCGAGAATATCCGGCATCACATGACGTTGCTCGCAGAGAACCAGACCGGCTACCGCAATCTCATGCAACTCGTCAGCAAGTCGTACCTCGAGGGCTACTACTACAAGCCACGGATGGATGTCGAACTGCTCAGCCGTTACTCCGAGGGCATCATCGCCACCTCCGGCTGCCTCGGCGGCCACGTGCCGAGCCTGCTAGCTCCGGACGCCTCGCGGGAAGAGGGCAACACGCAGCTGAGCAGGGATTTCGACGGCGCCGTCGAGGCTGCCGCGATGTATCAGGACATCTTCGGCCGCGACAACTTCTTCATCGAGCTGGGGGATCATGGGATCGAGGCGCAGCGACGAATTCTGCCCGATCTCGCGGATATCTCGCGCAAGCTCGGCGCTCCGCTGCTGGCTGCCAACGACTCTCACTACATCACCGCCGAGGATGCGGCCGCCCACGATGTGCTCCTGTGCATTCAGACCGGTTCGACACTCGACGATCAGAATCGATTTCGATTCGAGGGATCCGGCCTCTACGTGAAAACCGCGGCGGAGATGCGATCCCTGTTCCCGGAGGAGCGCTTCCCCGGTGCTCTCACCAACACGTTGTGGGTCGCCGAGCGGGCCAACGTGGAGCTGGAGTTCGGCAACTTCCTGTTGCCGGTATTCCCCGTTCCAGAGGCGCACACAGAGCAGTCATTCCTTCGAGAGCTGGTCGAGGAGGGGGCCAGGGTCCGGTACGGCGATCCGGTGCCGGATGATGCTCGGGAGCGAATCGAACACGAACTACGCATCATCGACGACATGGGTTTTCCCGCCTACTTCCTCATCGTGTGGGATCTCATTCGCTATGCCCGCCAGCAGCGGATCCGCGTTGGACCTGGTCGCGGTAGTGCGGCCGGTTCCATCGTTTCGTATTGCCTGCGGATCACCGACCTCGATCCGCTCCAGTACGGCATGATCTTCGAGCGGTTCCTCAATCCCGGCCGCCGGGAGATGCCCGACATCGACATGGACTTCGATGAACGCTATCGCGGCGAAATGATTCGATACGCAGCAGAGAAATACGGGTCCGACCACGTTGCTCAGATCATCACCTTCTCCACCATCAAGGGGAAGCAGGCCATTCGCGACGCCGCCCGGGTCCTGGGACATCCATACGGCCTCGGGGACCGGGTTGCCAAGCTGATGCCTCCGGCGATTCTCGGCAAAGAGCCTTCGCTGGAGCAGTGTCTGACGCCCCCGGCGTTGGAGGCCGACGTCACCGTCAAAGACTGGTTTTCCAATGCGGCGGGCTTGCGGGAGGCCTATGAGGCCGAGGCAGAAGTCCGTCAGGTGGTCGATGCCGCCAAAGGCCTCGAAGGACTTCGCAGGCAGGATTCAATCCATGCGGCGGCAGTCGTCATTGCTCCGGAGCCCCTGACCGGACTCGTGCCCATCCAGCAGAAGGGCGAAGGCGCCGAGATCGTCACGCAGTACGAGATGCACGGAATTGCCGACCTCGGCCTGCTCAAGATGGACTTCCTCGGTCTTCGCACACTGGCGATCATTGAGCGGACGCTGGAGTTGATCGAGGCATCCGGTGGCGGGATCATCGACATAGACAGTGTCCCGCTGGACGATCCGGAGACCTTCGAGTTGATCCGAAACACAGACACCGTTGGTGTTTTCCAGTTGGAGGGCTCTGCGATGCGGTCGCTGATCCGCTCGCTTCAACCGGAAACATTCGATCACATCGTTGCCACCAACGCATTGTTTCGTCCCGGTCCCATGGGTCAGAACATGCACTACGAATACGCAGAGCGCAAGAACAACCGAAAGCCGGTTGAGTACCCGCATCCCGCCACCAAACCGTTCCTCGAATCTACGTACGGGATAATCGTCTACCAGGAACAGGTCATGCAGGTCGCCCGCGACCTGGCCGGCTACTCGATGGCCGAAGCCGACAACCTCCGCAAGGCGATGGGTAAGAAGATCAAATCGGTGATGAATGCCGAGAAGCAGAAATTCGCGGAGGGGTGCGCGGCGCAGGGTCACCCGGTGAATCTCGGTCGGGAGCTGTGGGATGCCATCGAACCGTTCGCCGGCTACGGCTTCAACATCCCGCACAGCGCCTGTTACGCCTATATCGCATTTCAGACGGCCTACCTCAAGGCTCACCATCCGGCCGAATACATGGCGGCCATCCTCACCTCGACCAAAAAGGACAAAGACCGAACCGCCCTTTACTTGGGCGAATGCCGGAACATGGGTTCGGGCGTGCTGGTGCCGGATGTGAACGAATCCGAGGTTGATTTCACAGTGCGCTCCGGCAAGATCCGGTTCGGTCTCTCGGCGATACGCAACGTGGGGGAAGGCGTTGTGGAGAGGATCATCGAGGCGCGGACTTTGGGAGGGCCGTTCATCGATTTCCAGGACTTCGTGGACCGCGTCGACGTCTCCGCGCTCAACCGCCGGACCGTGGAATCGCTCATCAAGGCCGGCGCGTTCGATGCGCTCGGATTGGCTCGGAAGGGACTGATCCTGACGTTCGAGCAGATACTCGAATCAACGATTGCCCGCAGACGCAAAGAGGATCTCGGTCAGTTCAGCCTCTTCGGCGGCGAGCAAGAGGTCTTCTCCGACGTCGTCGAGATTCCGGATGACGAGTGGGACAAACGGACGAAACTCGGATTCGAGAAGGAGATGCTGGGCCTGTTCATCTCCGACCATCCGTTGCTCGGTGTCGAGGGGCTGTTGCGACGTGTCGTCACCTGCGGTATTCCGGATCTGATGGAACTCACCGACGGGGCGTCTATCACGGTTGGTGGTCTGGTTTCGGGCATCAATCGCCGCTTCACCCGTAACGGTGATCAGATGATCTACTTCACCATTGAGGATCTGGCCGGTTCCGTCGAAGTCGTTGCATTCCCGCGCACCGTCAACGAGTGCGGACCGCTGATTCGCGAGGATGCAATTCTGCTGGTGAAGGGTCGCCTCGACCATCGTGGAGATGATGTCAAGGTCATGGCCTACGGCATCGAGGAACCGCAACTCGATCCCGACGGCGCGGTGACGCTCGAGATTCCCGCCCGCTTGCTCTCACCCGAGCGGGTCAAGCAATTGAAGGATGTGTTGATCAACCATCCGGGTCAAGCCCCCGTGTATCTCCACATGACGACGGACACCGGCCACAAGGTGTTGAAGCTGGGCGACGACCACCGCGTCGAGCCGCGCAGCGACCTCTATGCGGAGCTGCGCGAGCTCTTCGGACAGAAATCGATACTCTAG
- a CDS encoding rhomboid family intramembrane serine protease, with protein sequence MSAVRLAWSTMETGTVCYRHPDRETLLGCATCGKPICIECAVDTPAGQKCFECARPAARQVTARQLLNRPTPVSFGLIGVAVVLFLAPRVVPGLAEPTVQWARDLIEQNAAQANWLVADGEWWRVLTAAFLHGSSTHLLFNMWALYVFGPELERQIGSSTFAVLYLSTAAAGGAAAYFLSAEFTVLVGASGAIFGLFGVWLVGSWRVRHTRAGAALYRQLVILLGINAVFSFVVPRISWQGHLGGFLAGLVIGYLWGLVPKKTTMNRTAIAAAIGLVALFLVIFV encoded by the coding sequence ATGTCCGCTGTTCGATTAGCGTGGTCGACCATGGAAACGGGTACCGTCTGCTATCGCCATCCAGATCGAGAGACCCTCCTGGGCTGCGCTACGTGCGGCAAGCCGATCTGCATCGAGTGTGCCGTCGACACCCCAGCAGGTCAGAAGTGTTTCGAATGCGCCCGCCCGGCCGCCCGGCAGGTCACGGCCAGACAACTGCTCAACCGACCAACTCCTGTGTCGTTCGGATTGATCGGAGTGGCGGTCGTGCTGTTCCTGGCGCCTCGGGTCGTGCCGGGTCTGGCCGAACCGACGGTGCAATGGGCACGGGACCTGATCGAACAGAACGCCGCCCAGGCCAACTGGCTGGTCGCGGACGGAGAGTGGTGGCGAGTCCTCACCGCCGCGTTTCTGCACGGGAGTTCGACTCACCTTCTGTTCAATATGTGGGCGTTGTACGTGTTTGGGCCCGAACTCGAACGACAGATCGGCTCGTCTACGTTCGCGGTCCTGTACCTGTCGACGGCCGCCGCCGGGGGAGCGGCCGCGTATTTCCTCAGCGCCGAGTTCACGGTGCTCGTCGGCGCCTCCGGGGCCATTTTCGGGCTATTCGGAGTTTGGCTGGTCGGGTCCTGGCGGGTGCGGCATACACGAGCAGGCGCCGCCCTCTACCGTCAGCTCGTCATCCTGCTGGGCATCAACGCGGTGTTCTCGTTCGTCGTACCGCGGATCTCCTGGCAGGGCCACCTGGGCGGATTCCTGGCCGGCCTCGTCATCGGTTATCTGTGGGGCCTGGTCCCGAAAAAGACGACGATGAACCGGACGGCCATCGCCGCCGCGATCGGACTCGTAGCTTTGTTCCTGGTCATCTTCGTCTGA